The following proteins come from a genomic window of Sorghum bicolor cultivar BTx623 chromosome 3, Sorghum_bicolor_NCBIv3, whole genome shotgun sequence:
- the LOC110433689 gene encoding uncharacterized protein LOC110433689 yields the protein MVGSLGWTKTLVSLRRPWRKQKRKPLSRRQKTKAALAREAAAKAQEEAAQYKDEAIDLDKVKRLVESDLAAARRKYAGLKEELLNSEIAQGTAEEAEKKVHEDLEVEQACSRNLSDDINRLKKALQEKEDAILLLGKLIEDLRVDKTELARSSENIKKANTDLVGENTTLEERIRGLKDDLLAAQADSQSLKAQIKGEVVLTGRLRTAINDLSTSWELEPANKMGEAARGNALIDQLCYLGATLRDRVRDTLHTGVKRAMAVVCSGFSYDMEVVSHGFVTNISKTDAENEERFHALIDEAEVLGERLVKLFEPEVLPPEADAGAEDGGEGRDDD from the exons ATGGTAGGGTCTCTCGGGTGGACGAAGACACTCGTGTCGCTCAGGAGGCCGTGGAGAAAGCAAAAGAGGAAGCCACTCAGTCGAAGGCAAAAGACGAAGGCTGCTTTGGCCAGGGAGGCGGCCGCTAAGGCTCAGGAAGAAGCAGCACAATATAAGGATGAGGCCATCGACCTtgacaaggtgaagaggctcgtaGAGTCGGACCTAGCCGCCGCCCGACGCAAATATGCCGGGCTGAAGGAGGAGCTTCTAAATAGTGAGATTGCTCAGGGCACGGCGGAGGAGGCCGAGAAGAAGGTCCATGAGGACCTTGAGGTAGAACAGGCCTGCTCTCGCAACCTTTCTGATGACATCAACCGTCTAAAGAAAGCGCTACAAGAGAAAGAAGACGCTATCCTGCTGTTGGGCAAGCTGATCGAGGACCTGCGGGTCGACAAGACGGAGCTGGCCCGCTCCTCTGAGAATATCAAGAAAGCCAACACTGACCTGGTTGGCGAAAACACGACTCTTGAGGAGAGGATCCGCG GGCTTAAGGATGATCTGCTGGCAGCCCAGGCCGATTCCCAGTCTCTTAAGGCACAGATCAAGGGGGAGGTCGTGTTGACAGGTCGACTAAGAACAGCAATTAatgacctctcgacctcttgggagctcgagcctgcaAACAAGATGGGGGAGGCGGCTCGAGGCAATGCTCTAATTGACCAGCTATGCTACTTGGGTGCCACTCTGAGGGACCGAGTGCGAGACACACTCCATACTGGGGTGAAGCGGGCTATGGCGgtcgtctgctcgggcttctcctatgatatggaggtagtgtcccatggcttcgtcacaaacatctccaagaccgatgctgagaacgaggagaggttccatgccttgatcgatgaaGCAGAGGTTCTTGGCGAGAGGTTGGTgaagctgttcgagccagaggtgctccctcctgaagcCGACGCGGGCGCAGAAGATGGGGGTGAGGGCAGAGATGatgactaa